Proteins found in one Enterococcus sp. 9D6_DIV0238 genomic segment:
- a CDS encoding ABC transporter ATP-binding protein, protein MIRFQQVSKKYNDQAVLEDFDIAIEDGEFFVLVGPSGSGKTTTLKMINRLIEPTYGDIYFNDQRLIEYDLKELRLTIGYVLQQIALFPNLTVAENIELIPEMKRWNKTQRRERTEELLRKVNLPPEEYLHRKPAELSGGEQQRIGILRAIAAKPDIILMDEPFSALDPISRGQLQLLIKDLHKEMASTVVFVTHDMNEALLLGDRICVMKEGRIIQTDTPEEIRSHPANEFVAQFFQQDHSNLENYCAEDLLKIDSLAPAKITGEVNVALDTTLPVIIRALIEGKRVTLVEEEIVHGEITDRAILRFLETKMEKGDQ, encoded by the coding sequence ATGATTCGGTTTCAACAGGTTTCCAAAAAATATAATGATCAGGCAGTTTTAGAAGATTTTGATATAGCGATCGAAGATGGTGAGTTTTTTGTATTGGTCGGACCCAGCGGCAGTGGAAAAACGACAACACTGAAAATGATCAATCGATTGATCGAGCCGACATATGGGGATATCTATTTTAATGATCAACGTTTGATTGAATATGACTTAAAAGAGCTTCGACTAACGATCGGTTATGTTCTTCAACAAATTGCTCTCTTTCCTAATCTGACTGTGGCTGAAAATATCGAATTGATTCCAGAAATGAAACGCTGGAACAAAACGCAGCGAAGAGAAAGAACGGAGGAGCTATTACGAAAAGTCAATTTACCGCCAGAGGAGTATTTACATCGTAAACCGGCAGAATTATCAGGTGGTGAACAGCAGCGTATCGGTATTTTAAGAGCGATCGCAGCAAAACCGGATATCATTTTGATGGATGAACCATTTAGTGCATTAGATCCGATTTCAAGAGGTCAGCTGCAATTATTGATCAAAGATTTGCATAAAGAAATGGCGAGTACAGTCGTATTCGTCACGCATGATATGAACGAAGCATTACTATTGGGCGATCGAATTTGTGTGATGAAAGAGGGAAGAATCATACAGACGGATACTCCAGAAGAAATCCGCAGCCATCCGGCTAATGAGTTCGTAGCGCAGTTTTTCCAACAAGATCATTCGAACTTGGAAAATTATTGTGCAGAAGATTTACTAAAAATAGATTCATTAGCTCCTGCTAAAATAACAGGAGAAGTGAACGTAGCACTGGATACGACATTACCAGTGATCATTCGTGCGCTTATAGAAGGAAAGCGTGTCACATTGGTCGAAGAAGAAATAGTTCATGGAGAAATCACAGATCGGGCAATCCTAAGATTCTTAGAGACGAAGATGGAAAAAGGTGATCAATAA
- the pepV gene encoding dipeptidase PepV — protein sequence MTIDWQKEVDARKEALLEDLQNLLRINSERDDAKATPEAPFGPGPVAGLKHMLSYGERDGFVVKNVDNYAGHIEYGEGDETLGIFGHMDVVPAGDGWDTDPYEPVIKDGKIFARGSSDDKGPSMAAYYALKIIKDLGVPLSKKVRFVVGSDEESGWGDMEYYFKHEETPDFGFSPDAEFPIINGEKGNVSLYARFSGSSEGEYGLESFNAGLRENMVPGTATAVVTVPSEEAAEKMQGAFSVFVGEEPISGTLEANGTTVTIKVVGKGAHGASPQSGINAATFLAVFLNSYSFGGAAKEFIEVAATLVHEDFYGEKLGVAFEDAKMGKLTMNAGLFVFEKGQEEGNFMSLNFRYPKGTSAEQLEAGAKATAGKIGAEIVQGGRNQEPHYVPADDPLVETLLQVYEDHTGQKGHEQIIGGGTYGRLLKRGVAYGAMFPGYTDTMHQANEFMALDDLFRATAIYADAIYRLAK from the coding sequence ATGACAATTGATTGGCAAAAAGAAGTAGATGCCCGCAAAGAGGCACTATTAGAAGATTTACAGAATTTATTACGCATCAATAGTGAGCGTGATGATGCAAAAGCAACACCAGAAGCGCCTTTTGGCCCAGGACCTGTGGCTGGTTTGAAACATATGCTTTCTTACGGTGAACGTGATGGCTTTGTCGTAAAGAATGTGGATAACTATGCAGGACATATCGAATATGGTGAAGGTGATGAAACATTAGGTATCTTCGGCCATATGGACGTAGTTCCTGCAGGTGATGGCTGGGACACTGATCCATATGAACCAGTGATCAAAGACGGGAAAATTTTCGCCCGCGGCTCAAGCGATGATAAAGGACCAAGTATGGCTGCTTATTATGCATTGAAAATCATCAAAGATCTAGGTGTACCATTATCTAAGAAAGTTCGTTTTGTAGTCGGCAGTGACGAAGAGAGCGGCTGGGGCGATATGGAGTATTACTTCAAACATGAAGAAACACCTGATTTTGGTTTTTCTCCAGATGCTGAATTCCCGATCATCAATGGGGAGAAGGGGAATGTTTCATTATATGCACGCTTCAGCGGTTCAAGTGAAGGTGAATATGGCTTAGAGAGCTTCAATGCTGGTTTACGTGAAAATATGGTTCCTGGTACAGCAACAGCGGTGGTCACTGTCCCTTCTGAAGAAGCTGCTGAAAAAATGCAAGGTGCATTTAGTGTATTTGTCGGTGAAGAACCAATTTCTGGTACTTTGGAGGCAAATGGAACAACTGTTACGATCAAAGTTGTCGGAAAAGGGGCTCACGGTGCTAGCCCGCAATCAGGGATCAATGCAGCGACATTCTTGGCTGTTTTCCTAAATAGCTATAGCTTTGGCGGCGCGGCAAAAGAATTTATCGAAGTGGCTGCAACATTAGTGCATGAAGATTTCTACGGTGAAAAATTAGGCGTAGCTTTTGAAGATGCTAAAATGGGCAAACTAACAATGAATGCGGGTCTGTTTGTATTCGAGAAAGGGCAAGAAGAAGGTAATTTTATGAGCTTGAACTTCCGCTACCCTAAAGGAACATCGGCAGAACAATTAGAAGCAGGTGCTAAAGCAACGGCTGGTAAGATCGGTGCAGAGATCGTTCAAGGCGGTCGCAATCAAGAACCGCATTATGTACCAGCAGATGATCCATTGGTAGAAACATTACTGCAAGTGTATGAAGATCACACTGGACAAAAAGGTCACGAACAAATCATTGGTGGCGGAACTTACGGACGTTTATTAAAACGTGGCGTAGCGTATGGCGCAATGTTCCCAGGCTATACAGATACAATGCATCAAGCGAATGAATTTATGGCATTGGATGATTTATTCCGTGCAACAGCTATTTATGCGGATGCGATTTATCGTTTAGCGAAATAA
- a CDS encoding NAD(P)H-hydrate dehydratase, which yields MNELSEELLHSVIKKRPELSHKGTFGRVVLIGGNERYGGAIIMSAEAAVNSGAGLVTVVTAEKNHAPLHARLPEVMVIDWLQIQDIQAVLAESDVILIGPGLGLSEHSHTLLQLVIQEQQAKHWLVIDGSGITLFAQYHYQLAYPQQAVFTPHQMEWQRLSGLTIPNQTIKNNQTAQKILGSNLVLKSHRTTIYTLNDYFVNPLGNPAMATGGMGDTLAGMIAGFLAQFDAKKDALCAAVYLHSLIGDVLGQDHYVVLPTEISKQIPYYMKRFEQ from the coding sequence ATGAACGAATTGTCCGAAGAACTACTACATAGCGTGATCAAAAAACGCCCTGAGCTTTCCCACAAAGGGACTTTCGGGCGAGTCGTATTGATTGGCGGCAATGAAAGATATGGCGGTGCGATCATTATGAGTGCTGAAGCTGCTGTCAACTCTGGCGCTGGGTTAGTTACTGTCGTTACAGCAGAAAAAAATCACGCTCCGCTGCATGCTCGCTTGCCTGAAGTAATGGTCATCGATTGGCTTCAGATACAAGATATTCAAGCTGTTTTAGCAGAGTCTGATGTTATTTTGATCGGTCCCGGACTTGGTTTGAGCGAACATAGTCATACGTTATTACAATTAGTGATCCAGGAACAGCAGGCAAAACACTGGCTAGTTATTGACGGTTCAGGCATTACTTTGTTTGCTCAATATCACTATCAGCTAGCTTATCCTCAGCAAGCTGTTTTTACCCCTCATCAAATGGAATGGCAGCGTTTAAGCGGTCTGACCATTCCAAACCAAACAATAAAAAATAATCAAACTGCTCAAAAAATATTAGGCAGCAATTTAGTGTTGAAAAGTCATCGTACAACTATTTATACTTTGAACGACTATTTTGTCAATCCTCTTGGAAATCCAGCCATGGCGACTGGCGGAATGGGAGACACACTTGCTGGAATGATCGCTGGTTTTTTAGCTCAATTTGATGCTAAAAAAGACGCCCTGTGCGCTGCTGTTTACCTTCATAGCTTGATTGGCGATGTTCTCGGACAAGATCATTATGTCGTCTTACCAACAGAAATCAGCAAGCAAATTCCTTATTATATGAAACGTTTTGAACAATGA
- a CDS encoding TetR/AcrR family transcriptional regulator, with product MAEINIDPKKYERIIQAALKQFAKQGYQRANTEDIAIAAGVSKGLVFHYFGNKQKLYERTISYVIDCLNEQSKELFEKEYADLVEVVVASTQHKLNLERTFPDHIHLLIASYAQKKMLPDKIQVKLDHYMAENMAIAQQLLTKIINKLPLKKNISREDVVRLVLGVFNQIYLESLTFLEENQQVTEIHQMQFLVERSQSYMNILQAGFLEQ from the coding sequence GTGGCTGAAATCAACATCGATCCAAAAAAATATGAACGGATAATACAAGCTGCCTTGAAGCAATTTGCTAAACAGGGCTATCAACGCGCAAACACAGAAGATATTGCTATAGCAGCGGGTGTTTCAAAAGGATTGGTTTTTCATTATTTTGGAAATAAGCAAAAGTTGTATGAACGCACGATCAGCTATGTGATCGACTGTTTAAATGAACAGTCAAAAGAATTGTTTGAAAAAGAGTATGCTGATCTAGTTGAAGTGGTAGTCGCTTCGACACAGCATAAGTTAAATTTAGAGCGGACTTTTCCTGACCATATCCATTTGCTGATTGCCTCGTATGCACAGAAAAAAATGCTTCCTGATAAAATACAAGTAAAATTGGATCACTATATGGCTGAAAATATGGCTATTGCACAGCAGCTTCTAACGAAGATCATCAACAAGCTTCCGCTCAAAAAAAACATCTCTAGAGAAGATGTGGTTCGTTTAGTACTAGGTGTTTTCAATCAGATTTATTTAGAGAGTTTGACTTTTTTAGAAGAAAACCAACAGGTAACAGAGATTCATCAAATGCAATTTTTAGTTGAACGTTCACAAAGCTATATGAACATTCTGCAGGCTGGTTTTTTAGAACAATGA
- a CDS encoding ABC transporter permease subunit translates to MITAKIETRSLVKGMLIWIILFSVIIFGFSAVYPQMHSSAMKDLLDAKLTGLSPSLLKTFNISVEGQASFLVATGFFAYYFQYMFLASSIYAMMLGSQSLIKEETDGTIEFLYAQPVTRKGIVTSKFVSNMLVLGIFWLISYGVSLGSTMLYRQSTDSTATIVKEISKIFIQESLILLFFLTLGFLISTFLKSSKQSTSISLGVVFAFYLIGIFADLNDSFSWAKNISPTHMGIPSNLLDKGLSASHTGFLVVLIILFLAGTYVLYQRKDLKI, encoded by the coding sequence ATGATCACAGCAAAAATCGAAACGCGTTCATTGGTCAAAGGGATGCTGATCTGGATCATCTTATTTTCGGTCATCATTTTTGGATTCAGTGCTGTTTATCCGCAAATGCATAGCTCTGCGATGAAAGATCTGCTGGATGCCAAGTTGACAGGGCTGTCTCCTTCCCTACTCAAAACGTTCAATATCAGTGTAGAAGGACAAGCCAGCTTCTTAGTAGCAACAGGTTTTTTTGCTTACTATTTTCAATATATGTTTTTAGCTTCCTCTATTTATGCGATGATGCTAGGCAGTCAGTCCTTGATCAAGGAAGAGACAGATGGGACAATAGAATTTCTTTATGCGCAACCAGTGACCCGCAAAGGAATCGTGACGAGTAAATTCGTAAGTAATATGCTTGTTTTGGGTATTTTTTGGTTGATCTCCTATGGTGTTTCTTTAGGATCGACAATGCTTTATCGTCAATCAACAGATTCAACAGCGACGATCGTAAAGGAAATCAGTAAGATTTTTATTCAAGAAAGTTTGATTCTTTTATTTTTCCTAACACTGGGATTTTTGATCTCGACCTTTTTAAAATCAAGTAAACAAAGCACCAGTATATCATTAGGTGTCGTATTTGCTTTCTACTTGATCGGTATTTTTGCTGATTTAAATGACTCGTTTAGTTGGGCAAAAAATATATCGCCGACTCATATGGGCATTCCAAGCAATTTATTAGATAAAGGATTATCAGCTAGTCACACAGGATTTCTAGTAGTGTTGATCATATTGTTTTTAGCTGGAACTTATGTGCTTTACCAACGAAAGGATCTGAAGATTTAG
- a CDS encoding ABC transporter ATP-binding protein, which translates to MKAIELEGLTKLYKKKPAINQVDLTVEKGEIYGFIGPNGSGKSTTIKSMLNFIYPDHGTATILGLDSVKNAKEIRKRTGYVSSDVRFYPAMSTLDILKYVAEFHQLKNSKEQIDYFMERFDIDGKKKMSELSLGNKKKIAIIAGILPNPELLILDEPTNGLDPLMQHRLFEELEKYNKNGMTIFLSSHDLNEIQQHAHRAAFIRQGEIITVQDISKEKSLGKVITLIGDHIPLSLFEKIGAAILKHQGNETRLFYEGNLQEVLPLLSDPSIQDFTITNPELEDQFMALYEGGETK; encoded by the coding sequence ATGAAGGCCATTGAGCTAGAGGGATTAACCAAGCTGTATAAAAAGAAACCTGCAATCAATCAAGTAGATCTAACTGTAGAAAAAGGAGAAATTTATGGCTTTATTGGGCCAAATGGTTCTGGGAAATCAACGACGATCAAATCAATGCTGAATTTTATTTATCCAGATCACGGGACTGCGACGATTCTTGGCTTGGACAGTGTCAAAAATGCCAAGGAGATTCGTAAACGTACAGGGTATGTCTCAAGTGATGTGCGTTTTTATCCAGCCATGTCAACATTAGATATTCTAAAATATGTAGCAGAGTTTCACCAACTTAAAAACAGTAAAGAACAGATCGATTATTTTATGGAGCGATTCGATATCGACGGGAAGAAAAAAATGTCTGAACTGTCGTTGGGAAATAAAAAGAAAATTGCAATCATCGCTGGAATTTTGCCAAATCCAGAATTGTTGATTTTAGATGAGCCTACGAATGGTTTAGACCCACTGATGCAGCATCGCTTATTTGAAGAACTGGAAAAATATAATAAAAATGGCATGACTATTTTTTTATCTAGCCATGATCTAAATGAAATCCAACAGCATGCACATCGAGCGGCATTTATTCGTCAAGGTGAGATTATTACGGTGCAGGATATTTCTAAAGAAAAATCATTAGGGAAAGTCATTACCTTGATCGGGGATCATATTCCGCTATCTTTATTTGAAAAAATCGGTGCAGCGATCTTAAAACATCAAGGAAATGAAACGCGTTTATTCTATGAAGGAAATTTGCAAGAAGTATTGCCATTATTGAGCGATCCATCGATCCAGGATTTTACTATCACGAATCCAGAACTTGAAGATCAATTTATGGCATTGTACGAAGGAGGGGAAACAAAATGA
- a CDS encoding pseudouridine synthase translates to MRLDKFLAEAGVGSRKEVKLLLKKNLVTVNEQPVKDGKLHIDEYQDIVLFAGERVIYQKFYYYLLHKPQGVVSATEDARDQTVIDLLKEEDYRTDLFPVGRLDKDTEGLLLLTNDGQLAHRLLSPKKHVDKEYFAEIEGLVTEEDVQIFASGFALTNDEQVKPSKLLIDEINEANQTSKIRLVIQEGKFHQVKRMFEAVDKRVVYLKRLRMGSLVLDEQLPLGAYRPLTETELQEL, encoded by the coding sequence ATGCGTTTAGATAAATTTCTTGCCGAAGCAGGTGTTGGCAGTAGAAAAGAAGTCAAACTGTTGCTGAAAAAAAATCTCGTAACGGTAAACGAACAGCCTGTAAAAGATGGTAAGCTGCATATCGATGAATATCAGGACATCGTTTTATTTGCAGGAGAACGAGTGATCTATCAAAAATTTTATTATTATCTATTACATAAACCGCAAGGAGTTGTGTCCGCAACGGAAGATGCAAGGGATCAAACGGTGATCGATTTACTGAAAGAGGAAGATTATCGTACTGATTTGTTTCCTGTTGGTCGTTTGGACAAGGATACAGAAGGATTATTACTCTTAACGAATGATGGTCAATTGGCACATCGATTATTGTCACCTAAAAAGCATGTGGATAAAGAATACTTTGCTGAAATCGAAGGGCTAGTCACAGAAGAAGATGTGCAGATCTTCGCTTCTGGCTTTGCTCTAACGAACGATGAACAGGTAAAACCGAGCAAGCTGCTGATCGACGAGATAAATGAAGCCAATCAAACATCAAAGATCCGGTTAGTCATTCAAGAGGGAAAGTTTCATCAAGTGAAACGAATGTTTGAAGCGGTCGATAAAAGAGTTGTTTATCTAAAACGTTTACGCATGGGCAGTTTAGTATTGGATGAGCAGCTGCCTTTGGGAGCCTATCGCCCGTTGACAGAGACGGAGCTTCAAGAGCTGTAG
- a CDS encoding putative polysaccharide biosynthesis protein, translating to MINQSNPADQPVLTNQEKMVKGSAWMTASNIISRLLGAVYIIPWYAWMGEHANEANSLSSMGYTVYALFLLISTAGIPAAIAKQTSYYNSLNEYKVSRQLFYKALQLMAILGAIFAIVMYLASPLLAEWSGGGEDLIPTMRSLSLAVLIFPCMSVVRGYFQGNQDMMPYALSQIVEQVARVFYMLLTAFIIMKVFDGNYVDAVTQSTLAAAIGMLASFVVLFFYIRKQKPMFDYLEAHSANEHEASTRDLLTETLKEAIPFIIVGSGVTVFKLVDQFTFSNFMNTFTTYSGSQLRTFFAIFNANPDKLTMVVIALATSISATGLPLITEAITLKNYRDLSKLISNNLQLFMFVMLPATFGMIVLAKPLYTMFYSPDHLGVSVLVQACFAGLFMGLYMLSSTMLMGMYENKAAIKYFGLGLALKLIVQYPAIRLFEVYGPAIATMIGFAFACTLILRKIKKVSRFNFSLTLRRGLLIFLITLVMVVATVIMRQFLYLFLDPTRKFQSFIIIMLVAAFGGAVYGYITLKLRLADKLLGSSVNKIRRKLKIR from the coding sequence ATGATCAATCAATCAAATCCTGCTGATCAACCAGTCTTGACGAACCAGGAAAAAATGGTCAAAGGTTCGGCCTGGATGACAGCTAGTAATATAATTTCTCGGTTGTTGGGTGCAGTATATATCATTCCTTGGTATGCATGGATGGGTGAACACGCCAATGAAGCGAATAGTTTGTCTTCAATGGGTTATACTGTTTACGCACTTTTTTTATTAATTTCTACAGCAGGGATTCCTGCAGCGATCGCTAAACAAACCTCATATTATAATTCTCTTAATGAGTATAAAGTGAGCAGACAGCTCTTTTATAAAGCTCTTCAGTTGATGGCTATTTTAGGGGCGATTTTTGCCATCGTCATGTATCTGGCTTCGCCTTTATTGGCTGAGTGGTCAGGCGGCGGTGAAGATTTGATCCCAACGATGCGGTCACTGAGTTTGGCAGTCTTGATCTTCCCTTGTATGAGTGTGGTTCGTGGCTACTTCCAAGGAAATCAGGATATGATGCCGTATGCGTTATCACAGATCGTTGAACAAGTTGCCCGTGTCTTCTATATGTTACTGACAGCGTTCATTATCATGAAAGTTTTCGATGGAAATTATGTAGATGCAGTGACACAATCTACCTTGGCAGCAGCGATCGGAATGTTAGCTAGCTTTGTTGTACTATTTTTCTATATTCGTAAACAAAAGCCGATGTTCGATTACTTGGAAGCACATAGTGCGAACGAGCACGAAGCATCTACTCGTGATTTACTGACAGAAACGTTAAAAGAAGCAATTCCATTTATCATTGTAGGTTCAGGTGTTACTGTATTCAAATTGGTCGATCAATTTACATTCTCAAATTTCATGAATACTTTTACCACATATTCAGGTAGTCAGCTGCGTACATTTTTCGCTATTTTTAATGCGAATCCTGATAAATTGACGATGGTCGTCATTGCTTTAGCAACATCGATTTCTGCAACAGGGTTGCCATTGATCACAGAAGCGATCACCTTGAAAAATTACCGTGATCTTTCAAAGCTGATCAGCAATAACCTGCAGTTATTTATGTTTGTGATGCTACCGGCCACATTCGGGATGATCGTATTAGCGAAGCCGCTATATACGATGTTTTATTCGCCGGATCATTTAGGTGTATCGGTTTTAGTTCAAGCTTGCTTTGCCGGGCTGTTCATGGGCCTATACATGTTGTCATCGACGATGTTGATGGGGATGTATGAAAATAAAGCAGCCATCAAGTACTTTGGTTTAGGACTTGCGCTGAAGCTGATCGTTCAATATCCAGCTATTCGATTATTTGAAGTCTATGGGCCAGCGATTGCTACGATGATCGGTTTTGCTTTTGCATGTACCTTGATTTTGAGAAAAATCAAAAAAGTCAGCCGTTTTAATTTTAGCTTGACCTTGCGCCGCGGATTATTGATCTTTTTGATCACGTTAGTGATGGTCGTTGCGACTGTTATCATGCGTCAGTTCTTATATTTATTCTTAGACCCAACACGTAAGTTCCAGTCATTTATCATCATTATGCTTGTTGCAGCTTTTGGCGGAGCCGTATATGGTTATATTACGTTGAAACTAAGACTGGCAGATAAATTATTAGGGAGCAGCGTGAATAAAATTCGCCGCAAATTAAAAATAAGATAA
- a CDS encoding UDP-N-acetylmuramoyl-L-alanyl-D-glutamate--L-lysine ligase, whose protein sequence is MTISLEKIRECLLKEHLLKEFTSAEGWSLTSPISLENKQFDALSYDSRTVNSDTLFFCKGLNFKEDYLTTAITAGLEVYVAEQPYEVEAALGIIVTDIKKAMAVLSMAFYDYPQNKLKLVGFTGTKGKTTAAYFTKFILDHATNNKTAMLSTMNSTLDGQTFFKSQLTTPESLDLYRMMAEAVDNQMTHFIMEVSSQAYKTNRVYGLFFDVGIFLNITPDHISPIEHPTFDDYFYCKRQLISHSKTVILNHDSDYFQLLKETAELHHTPYIIYGSQQTDTDYAYQTDPEDSLAFSVTAKKDTLGLAGDYHLRLGGDFNKGNALSAMIAASLVGATHDSCVQGIQEATVPGRMELLTNTNGAKVYVDYAHNYDSLKNLLTFIKEEHPEGRLIVVIGSTGNKAISRRKDFGRVLTELADIAILTTDDPADEDPAAICKEIAEYITAPIQVETIIDRSAAIEKALSLSNPKDAVVLAGKGADLYQKIHGIDTPYEGDFAIAERLIDR, encoded by the coding sequence ATGACTATTTCTTTAGAAAAAATCCGGGAATGTTTACTTAAAGAACACCTTTTAAAAGAATTTACTTCAGCTGAAGGCTGGAGCTTAACATCACCAATTTCACTAGAAAATAAACAATTCGATGCTCTTTCTTACGATTCCCGCACCGTAAATAGCGACACACTTTTTTTCTGTAAAGGCTTGAATTTCAAAGAAGACTATTTAACAACGGCCATTACAGCTGGACTTGAAGTTTATGTGGCAGAACAGCCTTATGAGGTTGAAGCGGCTCTAGGAATCATCGTCACGGATATCAAAAAAGCGATGGCTGTTTTGAGCATGGCGTTCTATGATTATCCACAGAATAAACTGAAATTAGTCGGCTTTACAGGTACAAAAGGAAAGACAACTGCCGCTTATTTCACAAAATTCATTTTAGATCATGCTACAAACAATAAAACAGCGATGCTGTCTACTATGAACTCGACATTGGATGGACAAACTTTTTTCAAATCACAGCTGACAACACCTGAATCATTAGATCTTTATCGTATGATGGCAGAAGCAGTCGATAACCAGATGACCCATTTTATCATGGAGGTCTCTTCACAAGCTTATAAGACGAATCGAGTATATGGTTTATTCTTTGATGTAGGGATCTTTCTAAATATCACACCTGACCACATCAGTCCGATCGAGCATCCGACATTCGATGATTATTTTTATTGTAAAAGACAATTGATCTCACATTCTAAGACAGTTATTTTAAACCACGACTCTGACTATTTCCAATTATTGAAGGAAACAGCAGAGCTTCATCACACACCATACATCATTTATGGCAGTCAGCAGACAGATACAGATTATGCTTATCAAACCGATCCAGAAGATTCCTTAGCCTTTTCTGTTACAGCCAAAAAGGACACACTTGGACTTGCTGGTGACTATCATTTACGCTTAGGCGGCGACTTTAATAAAGGAAATGCACTCAGTGCAATGATTGCTGCTTCTTTGGTCGGTGCTACTCACGATTCATGTGTCCAAGGAATTCAAGAAGCAACAGTTCCTGGACGAATGGAGCTTTTAACAAACACAAATGGGGCAAAAGTTTATGTTGATTATGCCCATAATTATGATAGCTTGAAAAACCTTCTGACTTTTATAAAAGAAGAACATCCAGAAGGCCGTTTGATTGTAGTGATCGGCAGCACGGGCAACAAAGCGATTTCCCGACGTAAAGATTTCGGCAGGGTGTTAACTGAACTTGCAGATATCGCGATTTTAACCACAGATGACCCTGCTGATGAAGATCCTGCTGCCATTTGTAAAGAGATCGCAGAATATATAACTGCACCGATCCAAGTCGAAACGATTATCGATCGCAGTGCCGCAATAGAAAAAGCACTCTCCTTGAGCAATCCAAAAGATGCTGTTGTTTTGGCAGGTAAAGGAGCAGATTTATATCAAAAGATCCATGGGATAGATACTCCCTATGAAGGTGACTTTGCTATTGCAGAGCGTTTGATCGACCGTTAG
- a CDS encoding DUF1801 domain-containing protein, giving the protein MKEIKNEQVAAVFEQYPEVIRLSLLELRALIFEVGEATSEVGEIEESLKWHQPTYSTIQTKSGTPIRLDCFGEAKIALFFHCQTTVIEEFRALFSKELEFSKNRAIVLDPAKELPLEELAFCIQRALTYHQK; this is encoded by the coding sequence ATGAAAGAAATCAAAAATGAACAGGTTGCCGCTGTTTTTGAACAATATCCAGAGGTTATTCGCTTATCATTGCTGGAGCTTAGGGCGTTGATCTTTGAGGTTGGCGAAGCAACTTCTGAAGTTGGTGAAATCGAAGAAAGCTTAAAATGGCATCAACCAACTTATTCTACTATTCAAACAAAATCTGGGACACCTATTCGACTTGATTGCTTTGGGGAAGCCAAGATCGCCCTTTTTTTCCATTGTCAAACGACCGTGATCGAAGAATTTCGGGCGTTGTTTTCCAAGGAACTGGAATTCTCTAAGAATCGCGCCATTGTTCTTGATCCTGCAAAGGAATTACCTCTAGAAGAATTAGCTTTTTGTATCCAACGAGCACTGACCTATCATCAAAAGTAA
- a CDS encoding GyrI-like domain-containing protein — protein MDFHIQKKPKFNLVGYQKTLDIIDHFEDYQGISAFWADLTEAKINQLLSETKEKAGGFYGVSDSNRQVAETFNYMISVSAQGEKEIAEELTSIQVVKTSWAVFTCQGAIANAVSTFDANKPNHLMQLKNQLTAPWIAESLEENQQLPRIEYYPIGDMMSDEYRCELWIPLKK, from the coding sequence ATGGATTTTCACATTCAAAAAAAGCCGAAATTTAATCTGGTCGGCTATCAAAAAACACTAGATATAATTGATCACTTTGAGGATTATCAAGGAATATCAGCATTTTGGGCTGATTTAACAGAGGCCAAGATCAATCAGCTATTATCTGAAACTAAAGAAAAGGCAGGTGGGTTCTATGGCGTCTCTGACAGCAATCGACAGGTGGCAGAAACGTTTAATTACATGATCAGTGTAAGTGCTCAGGGAGAAAAAGAAATCGCTGAAGAATTGACGAGTATCCAAGTGGTCAAAACGTCTTGGGCAGTCTTCACTTGTCAAGGAGCGATCGCAAATGCTGTTTCTACTTTTGACGCAAACAAACCGAATCATTTGATGCAATTAAAAAATCAATTGACTGCTCCATGGATAGCTGAGTCATTAGAAGAAAATCAGCAGCTGCCGCGAATAGAATATTATCCTATAGGGGACATGATGTCTGATGAGTATCGTTGTGAGCTATGGATTCCGCTCAAAAAATGA